A single genomic interval of bacterium harbors:
- a CDS encoding SagB/ThcOx family dehydrogenase, with the protein MIRIAAVIGLLGILVGGIWVVKTGGDKVLWKKEEASSSRIGHYSERDKIVLPPPKTSGLVSVEAAIAKRRSERDFSTQAVEVEKLSQLLWAAQGITDEVGGFKRAAPSAGALYPLELFIIIGQVSALEPGLYHYLPFLHKLELIESGDLRGRLARAALSQQFIAAAPLSIVITAEYERVTGKYGQRGVTYTHIEVGHVGENLFLQAEALGLATVPVGAFYDEPVSQLLKLSSDLTPLYIMPFGYPRR; encoded by the coding sequence ATGATTAGGATAGCGGCGGTCATAGGTCTGTTAGGGATTTTGGTCGGCGGGATTTGGGTAGTTAAAACAGGAGGCGATAAGGTGCTCTGGAAAAAAGAGGAGGCGTCCTCATCTCGAATAGGCCATTATTCGGAGAGAGACAAGATAGTCCTTCCTCCGCCGAAGACCAGTGGCCTGGTATCAGTTGAGGCAGCTATTGCCAAAAGGAGGTCTGAGCGGGATTTTTCTACCCAAGCGGTGGAAGTTGAAAAACTCTCTCAACTCCTCTGGGCGGCTCAGGGGATAACGGATGAGGTGGGTGGATTCAAACGGGCGGCCCCTTCGGCCGGGGCATTGTATCCCCTGGAGCTTTTCATCATCATCGGCCAGGTGTCTGCCCTGGAACCAGGACTCTATCATTATCTACCTTTTCTTCATAAACTTGAATTGATCGAATCCGGTGATCTCAGGGGCCGACTGGCCAGAGCGGCTCTTTCTCAACAATTCATTGCCGCTGCCCCTTTATCTATTGTTATTACGGCTGAGTATGAACGTGTTACCGGAAAGTACGGTCAGAGAGGCGTGACTTACACTCATATTGAGGTAGGCCATGTGGGGGAGAATCTATTTTTACAGGCTGAGGCCCTTGGTCTGGCTACCGTCCCTGTCGGCGCCTTTTACGATGAGCCGGTAAGCCAACTCCTTAAGTTATCTTCAGACCTTACACCGCTTTACATTATGCCCTTTGGGTATCCGAGGCGCTGA
- a CDS encoding FHA domain-containing protein, which yields MARLTIKKDDELIAEFPIESRATRIGRDEGNDIVLPGEEVSRFHSRIIKTDSGCLIEDLGSAKGTYVNDNEISHAYLSDGDVIFLGEYTLYFHLSKTEQEAIAVPPETFKEETTAPPEPAKVLPSEEESVPAPEVEPTEPLITEEKQASIPKETELPEAPHPEEEPALVPAEIRPKITRPSTTKGIPWGKIILIILFLSGGLWATYLLLPKPTPPEVLLARGVNLAKEGEYEMAISKWEMIPKDQPEHKTALEYIKRATERLATVELQEKTGAESSELKETQAADTGGRVLERMGEEEVRPSLETIKSEKTTTAADSLLSPPKQAPPPEPKVEKAEVKPEASPAQKAVDRKNQSEEALAAYNDGIKALEIGDLEGAASLFRKAVALNPSLKKAQGKLTAVESRLSEARQHIDQALEAENEKNWTKALTEWKRVADLIRDPIHPIYKTAADGQVRAKRGLAVNHLSRGRALAKQGEVTQAIKEFEQVITLQPETKLADNARQELTQVQERLSELLEPRYNEAVKYYEQRQLPEALSKFQEITRIQSDYRDVSATVSKIKLALIERAKGLYVEGLQLRAQRQDEEAKKKWQEIIRLLSPMPDSEYYQKAKKRLQE from the coding sequence ATGGCCAGACTAACTATAAAGAAAGATGATGAACTTATCGCTGAGTTTCCCATCGAAAGCCGGGCTACCCGGATTGGACGGGATGAAGGAAATGATATTGTCCTTCCGGGCGAAGAAGTATCGCGCTTTCATTCCCGGATAATTAAAACCGACAGTGGTTGCCTTATCGAAGACCTGGGAAGCGCCAAAGGGACTTATGTTAATGATAACGAAATCTCTCATGCATACCTGTCTGATGGAGATGTAATATTTCTTGGGGAATATACCCTTTACTTTCACCTGTCTAAAACTGAGCAAGAAGCCATTGCTGTCCCACCTGAAACGTTCAAGGAAGAGACAACTGCCCCCCCTGAACCGGCTAAGGTTCTTCCTTCTGAGGAAGAATCAGTTCCGGCTCCTGAAGTTGAACCCACTGAACCTCTTATTACGGAAGAAAAACAAGCTTCGATTCCTAAAGAAACTGAACTGCCTGAGGCCCCTCATCCGGAGGAAGAACCGGCTCTGGTTCCGGCAGAAATTCGCCCTAAAATTACCCGTCCCTCAACTACTAAAGGTATCCCCTGGGGAAAAATCATCCTGATTATTCTTTTTCTGTCAGGAGGATTATGGGCCACTTATCTGCTTCTACCCAAACCTACGCCGCCTGAAGTCCTTTTGGCCCGGGGAGTAAACTTAGCTAAAGAGGGTGAATATGAAATGGCCATCTCCAAGTGGGAAATGATTCCGAAGGATCAGCCTGAGCATAAAACTGCCCTGGAATATATCAAAAGAGCCACCGAACGTTTAGCGACCGTTGAACTTCAGGAAAAGACCGGGGCTGAATCATCTGAACTAAAGGAAACACAAGCAGCCGACACCGGGGGAAGGGTGTTGGAAAGGATGGGTGAAGAGGAAGTTCGCCCTTCCCTTGAGACCATAAAATCTGAAAAAACAACCACAGCCGCCGATAGCCTTTTAAGTCCTCCAAAACAAGCCCCGCCTCCGGAACCAAAAGTCGAAAAAGCCGAGGTTAAACCTGAAGCGTCTCCAGCCCAAAAGGCCGTTGACAGAAAAAACCAGAGTGAAGAGGCGCTGGCGGCTTACAACGATGGTATTAAGGCTCTGGAAATCGGAGACTTAGAGGGGGCTGCCTCTCTTTTCAGGAAAGCCGTCGCCCTTAACCCCTCTTTGAAAAAGGCTCAAGGAAAGCTAACCGCGGTTGAATCCAGACTTAGTGAAGCCAGGCAACATATAGATCAAGCCTTGGAAGCCGAAAATGAAAAGAATTGGACTAAGGCTTTAACTGAATGGAAAAGGGTGGCTGATCTGATCAGGGACCCTATTCATCCCATCTATAAGACAGCCGCGGACGGACAGGTTAGAGCGAAACGAGGTCTGGCCGTAAATCACTTGAGCCGGGGCAGGGCGCTGGCTAAACAAGGCGAAGTTACTCAAGCCATAAAAGAGTTCGAGCAAGTTATTACCTTGCAACCGGAAACTAAATTAGCCGATAATGCTCGGCAAGAATTAACCCAGGTTCAGGAAAGACTCTCAGAATTACTAGAACCCAGGTATAACGAGGCGGTTAAATATTATGAACAGCGTCAGTTGCCCGAGGCTCTGAGTAAATTTCAGGAAATCACTCGCATCCAATCTGATTATCGTGACGTTTCGGCTACGGTCTCTAAGATAAAATTGGCCCTGATTGAGAGGGCCAAAGGGCTTTACGTGGAAGGCCTTCAACTGAGGGCACAGCGTCAAGATGAAGAGGCCAAAAAGAAATGGCAAGAGATTATCCGGCTCCTATCCCCGATGCCTGATAGTGAATATTATCAAAAGGCAAAAAAACGACTGCAAGAATAG
- the rseP gene encoding RIP metalloprotease RseP yields MIITILAAAVALGVVILFHEFGHFIIAKRNGVRVKEFSLGFGPKIIGITRGDTLYRLSLVPLGGYIRMAGDNPDEPLSGEGYEFFAKPPWPRIKIVFAGAAMNLLLAVLVYWLVFMLGIPSLHITNRIGKIQEGSAGAKAGLKAGDYVLKINDQEIEDWTDISELIIKAPGESLEVLISRQGEKLMIQLPVEKDEETGLGRAGLEPFLPSKIGSLKEGSPAKEGGLREGDLITEINRRPVSQWEEMANLIHQFPDQEITLGIKRGEETFTIRITPVAAEGMNEKGEAIRVGLIGVGLPMMVKRFGPIEAMVRSVEGTLNATKTVFFVLSRLITGQLSAKLLAGPLGIAQMAGEQARGGLAAFLVFIAFLSANLGVLNLLPIPILDGGHIVFFGVERIRGKKLDTKVHEFAQQVGLALLVLLMIYVTINDVRRTEFWQEFKETYQQWVERE; encoded by the coding sequence TTGATTATTACTATTTTAGCGGCTGCCGTGGCCTTAGGGGTAGTCATCCTATTTCACGAATTCGGACATTTTATCATAGCCAAGCGTAATGGAGTCAGGGTGAAGGAATTCTCCCTCGGATTTGGCCCAAAGATAATCGGAATTACACGGGGAGACACCCTGTATCGATTATCTTTGGTGCCGTTAGGAGGTTATATCCGGATGGCCGGAGATAACCCGGATGAACCTTTGAGCGGGGAGGGATATGAATTTTTTGCCAAACCACCTTGGCCAAGAATCAAGATCGTCTTTGCCGGGGCAGCGATGAACCTTCTGTTGGCCGTCTTGGTTTACTGGCTGGTTTTTATGTTAGGCATCCCCAGCCTTCATATCACTAACCGGATAGGTAAGATTCAGGAGGGGTCGGCTGGGGCTAAGGCAGGTTTAAAAGCCGGAGATTATGTCCTCAAGATAAATGACCAAGAGATTGAAGATTGGACCGATATATCCGAATTAATTATTAAAGCTCCGGGTGAATCGCTTGAGGTGCTTATCTCCCGGCAAGGAGAAAAGTTGATGATTCAGCTTCCGGTAGAAAAAGATGAAGAGACCGGATTGGGTAGGGCGGGGCTGGAGCCTTTTCTTCCTTCTAAGATAGGCAGCCTGAAAGAAGGCTCCCCGGCTAAGGAAGGCGGTCTGCGGGAAGGAGATCTAATTACGGAGATTAATAGAAGACCTGTCAGCCAATGGGAAGAGATGGCTAATCTTATTCATCAGTTTCCGGATCAGGAGATAACTCTGGGGATAAAACGGGGAGAGGAGACCTTTACTATTCGGATCACGCCGGTAGCCGCGGAAGGTATGAATGAAAAAGGAGAGGCCATTAGGGTCGGACTGATTGGGGTCGGTCTTCCGATGATGGTTAAAAGATTTGGGCCGATAGAGGCCATGGTGCGGAGTGTAGAAGGCACCCTGAATGCCACTAAAACCGTGTTTTTTGTCCTTAGTCGATTAATCACCGGACAATTATCCGCCAAACTCCTGGCCGGTCCCTTAGGTATTGCCCAGATGGCCGGAGAACAGGCCCGAGGAGGTTTGGCCGCCTTCCTGGTTTTTATTGCCTTTCTTTCCGCCAATCTGGGAGTGCTTAATCTTCTGCCTATTCCTATCCTCGATGGAGGACATATCGTGTTTTTCGGGGTAGAGCGTATCAGGGGGAAAAAGCTGGATACTAAAGTTCATGAGTTCGCCCAACAGGTCGGCTTGGCTTTACTGGTGCTTTTGATGATTTATGTCACTATCAATGATGTCAGACGGACTGAATTCTGGCAAGAGTTTAAAGAGACATACCAGCAGTGGGTTGAGAGAGAATAA
- the wecB gene encoding UDP-N-acetylglucosamine 2-epimerase (non-hydrolyzing) — MLKVINVVGARPNFMKIAPLMDQMKKHREITPILLHTGQHYDDMMSDVFFEELRIPKPDLYLGVGSASHAEQMARIMMEFERVVLKERPDLIVVVGDVNSTMACSLVAVKLLIPVAHVEAGLRSFDRTMPEEINRLVTDSLSDYLFTTCEEANENLRREGIPEEKIFFVGNVMIDTLMKNIDRIKSRGVLEKLGLEAQGFTLLTLHRPSNVDVKETLQGILEALAELQTKIKIVFPIHPRTTKQLKKFKLWEMAEGMKNLMLIDPLGYLDCLALASQSRFVMTDSGGLQEETTVLGVPCLTLRENTERPVTVREGTNVVVGMDKARIIQEGGNILIGGGKRGQSPKLWDGHAAARIVDILTSHLPGG, encoded by the coding sequence GTGCTTAAAGTTATAAATGTAGTTGGTGCCCGACCAAATTTTATGAAGATTGCCCCCCTAATGGATCAGATGAAAAAACACCGAGAGATTACTCCCATCCTGCTCCACACAGGTCAGCATTATGATGATATGATGTCGGACGTATTTTTTGAGGAGCTAAGGATACCTAAACCAGACCTGTATTTGGGGGTTGGTTCGGCCAGCCATGCCGAACAGATGGCCAGAATAATGATGGAGTTTGAGCGGGTAGTCCTTAAGGAAAGGCCGGATTTAATCGTAGTGGTAGGAGACGTCAATTCGACTATGGCCTGTAGCTTGGTGGCGGTAAAGCTTCTCATCCCGGTGGCCCACGTTGAGGCCGGTTTGAGGAGTTTTGATCGGACTATGCCCGAAGAGATCAACCGATTAGTCACTGATTCTCTGAGCGATTATCTATTTACCACCTGTGAAGAAGCCAATGAAAATCTTCGGCGTGAAGGCATACCTGAGGAAAAGATATTCTTTGTGGGCAACGTGATGATCGATACCCTGATGAAAAATATAGACCGGATAAAATCACGGGGCGTCTTAGAAAAACTGGGATTGGAAGCCCAGGGCTTTACCCTTTTGACCCTTCATCGACCAAGCAATGTGGATGTAAAAGAGACCCTCCAGGGCATTCTGGAGGCCCTGGCTGAACTTCAGACCAAAATTAAGATCGTCTTTCCCATCCATCCCCGAACCACTAAACAGCTCAAAAAGTTTAAACTCTGGGAAATGGCCGAAGGGATGAAGAATCTTATGTTAATAGATCCCCTGGGCTACCTCGATTGTTTAGCCCTGGCCAGTCAATCAAGGTTTGTGATGACCGACTCTGGGGGGCTTCAGGAAGAGACCACGGTGTTAGGGGTTCCCTGCCTTACCCTGAGGGAAAATACAGAAAGACCAGTGACGGTGAGGGAAGGGACAAATGTGGTGGTGGGTATGGATAAGGCACGGATCATCCAGGAGGGAGGCAATATCCTGATAGGTGGCGGAAAAAGGGGACAAAGCCCCAAGCTCTGGGATGGCCACGCGGCCGCCAGGATAGTGGATATCTTGACTTCGCATTTGCCTGGTGGCTGA
- a CDS encoding TIGR04063 family PEP-CTERM/XrtA system glycosyltransferase, translating to MEILHVLNHSLPHYLTGYSIRSKYIVEFQKKLGLSPTVITSPKHTQGTEEMDMVDGIPYYRSRLSTPKTIPYLTEMAIMISLRNDILALLKKHPFQIVHAHSPVLCGAPALNAAKRHQIPTVYEVRALWEEAAVESGKSVTGSLRYLLTGVIELGLLKRVNMITTICQGLKDNLVKRGLNEEKIEVIPNGVDTFKFYPRLKKRPLLEEYGLTHRLVVGFIGSFFKFEGLEFLVRAAPKILKRYPQTRFLLIGGGEDEENLKKTVMDLGVGKEVIFTGRVPHDQILDYYSLIDILVYPRISTPLTNLVTGLKLLEAMSMEKAVIASDVGGNKELVKDGRTGLLFQAEEVDDLVSKCLDLIGNEDRRKAMTVEARRDMVNHRDWAKIVPKYREVYHKCLKL from the coding sequence TTGGAAATATTACACGTATTAAATCACTCACTTCCCCATTATCTCACGGGATATAGTATTCGAAGCAAATATATCGTGGAGTTCCAGAAAAAACTGGGTCTTTCACCGACCGTAATCACCTCGCCTAAACATACCCAAGGGACCGAAGAGATGGATATGGTCGATGGAATTCCTTACTATCGGTCCCGACTCAGCACGCCCAAGACCATCCCTTACTTAACTGAAATGGCTATAATGATATCCCTTCGGAATGATATCCTGGCCCTTTTAAAAAAACATCCCTTTCAGATTGTCCACGCTCATTCGCCTGTTCTTTGCGGCGCTCCCGCTCTAAATGCCGCCAAAAGGCACCAGATCCCTACCGTCTACGAGGTCAGGGCCTTATGGGAGGAAGCGGCCGTAGAAAGCGGTAAATCCGTGACGGGGTCGCTCAGATACCTTTTAACCGGGGTGATTGAATTAGGGTTACTAAAAAGAGTGAATATGATCACGACTATTTGCCAGGGGTTAAAGGATAATTTGGTAAAAAGAGGGCTGAATGAAGAAAAGATAGAGGTCATTCCCAACGGGGTTGATACCTTCAAGTTTTACCCCCGGCTTAAAAAGCGGCCTCTATTAGAAGAATATGGCTTAACTCACCGGTTGGTCGTAGGATTTATCGGGAGCTTCTTTAAATTCGAAGGCCTGGAATTTCTGGTCAGGGCGGCTCCCAAGATCTTGAAAAGATATCCCCAAACCCGTTTTCTCTTGATCGGGGGGGGCGAGGATGAGGAAAATCTAAAGAAGACCGTGATGGACCTGGGGGTAGGTAAAGAGGTTATCTTTACCGGCCGGGTGCCGCATGATCAGATCTTGGACTATTATTCCCTCATTGATATCCTAGTCTACCCTCGAATTAGCACGCCGCTGACTAATCTGGTAACCGGCCTCAAGCTGCTGGAGGCGATGTCTATGGAGAAGGCCGTGATCGCCAGCGATGTGGGCGGCAACAAGGAACTGGTTAAAGATGGCCGGACAGGTCTTCTCTTTCAGGCAGAAGAGGTAGATGATCTGGTTTCAAAGTGCCTTGATTTGATCGGCAATGAAGACCGAAGAAAGGCGATGACTGTGGAAGCCCGGCGGGATATGGTTAATCACCGGGATTGGGCCAAAATCGTCCCCAAATATCGGGAGGTATACCACAAGTGCTTAAAGTTATAA
- a CDS encoding glycosyltransferase, translating to MPKVSVVIPTYNAAAYLPEAIDSVLAQTFQDYEIIVVDDGSTDNTREVLAPYQDRIRYIHQENAGPSPAKNKGIKEARGEFVAFLDADDIWLPEKLALQMEVFENDPEVSLVHANVVRFGENWTELEEAQWQERIASPRRRFTGYIFQPLLMQNLICTSAAVVKKSCFLDDGEVGFFDQELVRAEDHDLWLRIARKYKIGYVDRLLVRHRDHHGTLSENIDAFYEARFLVFNRHVKYLEPAQRDKLIKKKWRQLYFMHGYEYFEAGDLKGARTRFLKAIKSGPFNPRAIIYYLLTFLSSPLVNLIKRIRRFIRRQ from the coding sequence GTGCCAAAAGTAAGTGTAGTTATCCCGACCTATAATGCCGCCGCCTACCTGCCTGAAGCCATAGATTCTGTCCTGGCTCAAACCTTTCAGGATTACGAAATTATTGTGGTTGACGATGGGTCAACCGATAACACCAGAGAGGTGCTGGCACCTTATCAGGACAGAATTAGATACATCCATCAAGAGAATGCCGGTCCTTCTCCGGCTAAAAACAAAGGAATCAAAGAGGCCAGGGGTGAATTTGTAGCTTTTCTTGATGCCGATGATATCTGGCTGCCTGAAAAGCTCGCCCTTCAAATGGAGGTATTTGAAAATGACCCGGAAGTGTCTCTGGTTCATGCCAATGTAGTTCGGTTTGGAGAAAACTGGACAGAGTTAGAGGAAGCCCAATGGCAAGAGAGGATAGCCTCCCCTCGGCGACGTTTTACCGGTTATATCTTCCAGCCCCTTTTGATGCAAAATTTGATTTGCACCTCGGCGGCGGTGGTTAAAAAGAGCTGCTTTTTAGATGACGGGGAGGTAGGTTTCTTTGATCAGGAATTAGTTCGGGCAGAAGACCACGATCTGTGGTTAAGGATAGCCAGGAAGTATAAAATTGGCTACGTAGACCGACTTTTGGTTAGACATCGAGACCACCACGGGACCCTGAGCGAGAATATCGATGCCTTTTATGAGGCCAGATTCCTGGTATTTAACCGGCATGTCAAGTATCTGGAGCCGGCTCAAAGGGACAAATTAATCAAAAAGAAATGGCGACAGCTTTATTTTATGCACGGTTATGAGTATTTTGAAGCGGGAGATTTAAAGGGAGCCAGAACCAGATTCCTTAAGGCGATTAAATCCGGCCCCTTTAATCCCAGGGCGATCATCTATTATCTTCTGACCTTTTTGAGTTCCCCCCTGGTGAATCTTATTAAAAGGATTCGCCGGTTTATCAGGAGACAGTAG
- the glyQ gene encoding glycine--tRNA ligase subunit alpha codes for MNFQEIILKLESFWAEAGCLIGQPYDLEVGAGTFNPATFLRVIGPEPWRVAYVEPSRRPTDGRYGENPNRLQHYYQYQVIIKPSPANIQETYLESLVKLGINPQEHDIRFVEDDWESPTLGAWGLGWEVWLDGMEITQFTYFQQVGGIDLHPVSVELTYGLERIAMYLQEKDSVFDLIWAGDITYGDVHHQSEVEGSTYNFEVADVDLLLKLFEQYEAEAHRVVEANLVLPAYDYVIKCSHVFNLLEARGAISVTERTGYIARVRNLARRCAQAYLEQREKMGFPLLKK; via the coding sequence ATGAACTTTCAAGAGATTATCCTCAAGTTAGAATCCTTTTGGGCTGAGGCAGGTTGCCTCATTGGTCAGCCCTACGATCTGGAAGTGGGCGCCGGGACATTTAATCCAGCTACTTTCCTGCGGGTTATTGGACCTGAACCCTGGCGGGTGGCTTACGTAGAACCTTCCAGAAGACCCACCGATGGACGCTACGGAGAAAATCCCAATCGGCTGCAACACTACTACCAATATCAAGTGATTATTAAGCCCTCACCAGCTAATATCCAGGAGACCTACCTGGAAAGTCTGGTCAAGCTGGGCATTAATCCGCAAGAGCATGATATCCGGTTTGTAGAAGATGATTGGGAATCACCTACGCTGGGCGCCTGGGGCCTGGGCTGGGAAGTCTGGCTGGATGGAATGGAGATCACCCAGTTTACTTATTTCCAGCAGGTCGGGGGGATCGATCTTCATCCTGTTTCCGTGGAATTGACTTACGGTCTGGAGCGAATTGCCATGTATCTCCAGGAAAAGGACTCTGTCTTTGACCTTATCTGGGCTGGAGATATTACTTATGGTGATGTCCACCATCAAAGTGAAGTGGAAGGCTCAACTTATAACTTTGAAGTGGCGGATGTTGACCTCCTGCTCAAACTCTTCGAGCAATACGAGGCAGAAGCCCACCGGGTGGTGGAGGCGAATTTGGTCTTACCGGCTTATGACTACGTGATCAAGTGCTCCCATGTCTTTAATCTCCTTGAGGCCAGGGGGGCCATCAGTGTTACCGAACGGACAGGTTATATTGCCCGCGTTCGTAATCTGGCCAGACGATGCGCTCAGGCGTATTTGGAACAGCGAGAAAAGATGGGGTTTCCTCTGTTGAAAAAATAA